From Aspergillus chevalieri M1 DNA, chromosome 4, nearly complete sequence, a single genomic window includes:
- the GPI12 gene encoding PIG-L family deacetylase (COG:M;~EggNog:ENOG410PF9B;~InterPro:IPR039516,IPR024078,IPR003737;~PFAM:PF02585;~go_function: GO:0000225 - N-acetylglucosaminylphosphatidylinositol deacetylase activity [Evidence IEA];~go_process: GO:0006506 - GPI anchor biosynthetic process [Evidence IEA]), producing the protein MSSSAELFTIGLAISAVIIFWGLSSTSSSPFARSFPRLYNKRICLLIAHPDDEAMFFSPTVLSLTRPELGNHLKILCLSNGDADGLGSVRAKELQKSAKKLGLRSESDVFVVDDPSRFPDSMTANWTESDVSNMLAYAFAPELASATLKKKSTKDGPPVSTIDVLLTFDKHGISNHPNHRSLYHGAVHFLRSLMRDKAGYTCPVSLYTLSTTTIFRKYIGIFDAPLTMLRGALHTLFSGSGKGKGKKAELPGQLLFINSVSEYLTAQSAMVNAHKSQMVWFRYGWITIGRYMVVNDLRRQWV; encoded by the exons ATGTCGTCATCAGCGGAGTTGTTCACAATAGGCCTCGCCATCTCCGCCGTCATCATTTTCTGGGGTCTCTCAtcgacctcttcctcgccgttCGCCCGCTCTTTTCCGCGGTTATACAATAAGCGGATATGTCTCTTGATTGCGCATCCTGATGATGAGGCTATGTTTTTCTCGCCGACGGTGTTGTCTTTGACAAGGCCGGAGTTGGGGAATCATCTTAAGATTTTGTGTTTGAGTAATG GAGACGCCGATGGCCTTGGCTCCGTCCGCGCAAAAGAGCTCCAAAAAAGCGCCAAAAAACTCGGTCTCCGTAGCGAATCCGACGTCTTTGTCGTCGACGACCCCTCCCGCTTCCCCGATAGCATGACAGCAAACTGGACCGAGAGCGATGTATCCAACATGCTTGCATATGCATTTGCTCCCGAGTTGGCCTCTGCCACTTTGAAAAAGAAGAGCACAAAAGATGGGCCTCCGGTCTCGACTATCGATGTGCTGTTGACGTTCGACAAACACGGTATCAGCAACCATCCCAACCACCGCTCACTGTATCACGGAGCCGTACACTTCCTGCGTTCGTTGATGAGGGATAAAGCTGGTTATACGTGTCCGGTCTCGCTGTACACATTGTCTACAACAACAATCTTCCGGAAGTACATTGGTATCTTCGACGCGCCGTTAACTATGCTCCGCGGCGCATTGCACACCCTTTTCTCGGGTAGTGGTAAAGGGAAGGGCAAGAAGGCTGAATTGCCTGGTCAGCTTCTGTTCATTAACTCTGTTAGTGAGTATCTCACTGCGCAGTCTGCGATGGTTAATGCGCATAAGAGTCAGATGGTATGGTTTCGGTATGGGTGGATTACTATTGGGAGATAC